One Sphingomonas limnosediminicola DNA segment encodes these proteins:
- a CDS encoding CoA ester lyase, with protein MAAAEEKSDKGIDLFAVRSILFLPASNERAIAKARDASADLVVLDLEDAVKPADKRNARDAAVAAVASGWRMPVAIRINAIGTEWHSLDLDAVARAKCDLVVIPRAISAHLVHGVAEAVAKPALAMIETAAGVLAAAQIAGASVGLIAGTNDLRSDLRLPLDATRAPISASLQMIVLAARAAGIAAFDGVFNRLDDPEGFMREAKEGRDLGFDGKSLIHPNQIEPCHRAFAPSAAEIERARALVDAFKGGAERFGNEMIERMHVQDAERVLERAGG; from the coding sequence ATGGCGGCAGCGGAAGAGAAAAGCGACAAGGGCATCGACCTGTTCGCCGTGCGGTCGATCCTGTTCCTGCCGGCGTCGAACGAGCGGGCAATTGCGAAGGCGCGTGACGCCAGCGCGGATCTCGTGGTGCTCGACCTCGAAGATGCGGTGAAGCCGGCCGACAAACGGAATGCGCGCGATGCCGCAGTCGCCGCGGTAGCGTCCGGTTGGCGGATGCCTGTGGCGATTCGGATAAACGCTATCGGTACCGAATGGCACTCATTGGATCTCGATGCGGTCGCGCGCGCCAAGTGCGATCTGGTCGTCATCCCGCGAGCGATCTCGGCGCATCTGGTGCACGGCGTCGCGGAAGCTGTGGCTAAGCCGGCGCTTGCAATGATCGAGACGGCCGCTGGCGTTCTGGCGGCGGCGCAGATTGCCGGCGCTAGCGTCGGTCTGATCGCCGGGACCAACGACCTTCGTTCGGATCTGCGCCTGCCTCTGGACGCAACGCGCGCACCCATCTCAGCTTCTCTGCAGATGATTGTCCTGGCAGCCCGTGCCGCCGGCATTGCGGCGTTCGACGGTGTGTTCAACCGCCTCGATGATCCCGAGGGCTTCATGCGGGAGGCCAAGGAAGGGCGCGATCTTGGTTTCGACGGCAAGAGCCTGATCCATCCGAATCAGATCGAGCCTTGTCACCGCGCCTTCGCGCCGAGCGCCGCCGAGATCGAACGCGCGCGCGCGCTTGTCGACGCGTTTAAGGGCGGCGCGGAGCGCTTCGGCAATGAGATGATCGAGCGCATGCATGTTCAGGATGCCGAGCGGGTGCTGGAGCGCGCGGGTGGCTAG
- the guaB gene encoding IMP dehydrogenase, with product MAQLNDANDIPLGLTFDDVLLQPLESSVLPSQAQTQTRVSREIPLNIPILSSAMDTVTEADMAIAMAQLGGIGVLHRNMTPEEQAAAVRQVKRFESGMVVNPTTMTPDQTLAEALELMKLNRISGVPIVDKKGKLCGILTNRDVRFAENPRQPVSELMTKDNLATVGLGTSQEVARRILHDRRIEKLLVVDEQDHLVGLITVKDIEKAVATPHATKDVEGRLRVAAATTVGDAGFARSEALIEAGCDCIVIDTAHGHNIEVAKAVERVKMLSNSAQVVAGNVATYDAAKALVDAGADAIKVGIGPGSICTTRIVAGVGVPQLTAIMESARAANGVPVIADGGIRTSGDIAKALAAGASSVMVGSLLAGTEEAPGETFLYQGRSYKSYRGMGSVGAMARGSADRYFQQDIRDHLKLVPEGIEGQVPYKGPVREIIHQLVGGVKAAMGYTGSETIRDLQTRARFVRITNAGLSESHVHDVTITREAPNYPTR from the coding sequence ATGGCCCAACTCAACGACGCCAATGACATCCCGCTCGGACTGACGTTCGACGATGTCCTCTTGCAACCGCTCGAATCCTCCGTCCTGCCCAGCCAGGCGCAAACTCAGACCCGCGTATCCCGCGAGATCCCGCTAAACATCCCGATCCTTTCGTCCGCGATGGATACAGTGACCGAGGCCGACATGGCGATCGCCATGGCGCAGCTCGGCGGCATCGGCGTTCTTCACCGCAACATGACCCCGGAGGAGCAAGCTGCTGCGGTCCGCCAAGTGAAGCGCTTCGAAAGCGGCATGGTCGTCAACCCAACCACCATGACACCTGACCAGACCCTCGCCGAAGCGCTGGAGCTGATGAAGCTTAATCGCATCAGCGGCGTGCCCATCGTCGACAAGAAGGGCAAGCTTTGCGGCATTCTCACCAACCGCGACGTCCGCTTCGCCGAGAACCCGCGTCAACCGGTCAGCGAATTGATGACCAAGGACAATCTCGCGACTGTCGGCCTCGGCACGAGTCAGGAAGTTGCCCGTCGGATCCTCCATGATCGACGCATCGAGAAGCTTCTTGTGGTAGATGAGCAGGACCATCTGGTGGGCCTGATCACGGTCAAGGATATCGAGAAGGCCGTCGCGACGCCGCACGCGACCAAGGATGTGGAAGGACGGCTCCGTGTCGCCGCCGCGACCACGGTGGGTGATGCAGGCTTTGCGAGGTCGGAAGCGTTGATCGAGGCGGGCTGTGATTGCATCGTCATCGACACCGCGCATGGCCACAATATTGAGGTAGCGAAGGCAGTGGAGCGCGTGAAGATGCTCTCCAACTCGGCGCAGGTGGTCGCTGGCAATGTAGCGACCTACGACGCGGCGAAGGCGCTGGTTGATGCTGGTGCCGATGCAATCAAGGTTGGCATTGGCCCGGGCTCGATCTGCACTACGCGGATCGTGGCCGGCGTCGGCGTTCCCCAATTGACTGCCATCATGGAGTCAGCGCGGGCGGCGAACGGCGTTCCGGTGATCGCCGACGGCGGCATTCGCACCAGCGGCGACATTGCCAAGGCGCTCGCCGCCGGCGCGTCGAGTGTGATGGTCGGCTCGCTCTTGGCCGGCACCGAAGAGGCGCCGGGCGAAACGTTCCTTTACCAGGGACGGTCGTACAAATCGTACCGCGGCATGGGCTCGGTGGGTGCGATGGCACGTGGTTCGGCGGATCGCTACTTCCAGCAGGATATCCGCGACCATCTCAAACTGGTGCCGGAAGGCATCGAGGGGCAAGTGCCGTACAAGGGGCCCGTGCGCGAAATCATTCACCAGCTGGTTGGGGGCGTGAAGGCGGCGATGGGTTACACGGGCTCGGAGACAATCCGCGACCTCCAGACCCGAGCACGCTTCGTCCGCATCACCAATGCCGGCCTGTCGGAAAGCCACGTGCACGACGTCACCATCACGCGCGAGGCGCCGAACTATCCGACGCGCTAG
- a CDS encoding RsmB/NOP family class I SAM-dependent RNA methyltransferase — translation MTPAARLQAASEILDAVIASARDDGPPADAIVTRYFKTRRYAGSKDRRAVRELVFRAIRRTGERPDSGRAAIIGLAEGDEALAAMFGEPRGPEPRTPGEAASSSSLLPSWVIAELSPLVRETEFPALLERAPLDLRVNVARTSRDAILEGFPEGTATPLSPWGIRLAADSRVDDHPAFAGGLVEVQDEGSQLIALACGARSGETILDLCAGAGGKSLALAAAAPGARILAADSNRMRLSKLPPRAERAGATIETRLLNPPKELDELAEWRNQTDLVLVDAPCSGSGTSRRNPEGRWRITPDRLDRVVALQEGLLDIAAELVRPGGRLVYAVCSLLSREGAGQIDRFLVRHSSWISEDVPIAGGRRDGTGTLLTPGHDGTDGFFVARLGRPC, via the coding sequence ATGACTCCCGCCGCCCGGCTGCAAGCCGCGAGCGAGATCCTCGACGCGGTTATCGCTTCCGCTCGAGACGATGGCCCGCCGGCCGACGCCATCGTCACCCGCTACTTTAAGACTCGGCGCTATGCCGGATCGAAGGATCGCCGCGCGGTTCGGGAACTCGTCTTTCGGGCCATACGGAGAACCGGCGAACGGCCGGACAGCGGTCGCGCCGCGATTATCGGACTCGCCGAGGGCGATGAGGCACTTGCTGCAATGTTCGGCGAGCCACGCGGGCCGGAGCCTAGAACGCCCGGTGAGGCAGCCTCATCCTCATCGCTTCTGCCGAGCTGGGTGATCGCGGAGCTATCGCCGTTGGTTAGGGAGACAGAATTTCCTGCGCTCCTCGAGCGCGCTCCATTGGACCTGCGGGTCAATGTCGCACGGACGTCGAGAGACGCTATTTTGGAAGGCTTCCCCGAAGGCACAGCGACGCCCCTGAGCCCATGGGGAATTCGGCTGGCGGCTGACAGCCGGGTCGACGACCACCCTGCGTTCGCCGGGGGCCTGGTCGAGGTTCAGGATGAGGGGAGCCAACTGATCGCGCTGGCTTGCGGCGCGCGCTCCGGTGAAACCATCCTTGACCTGTGCGCTGGGGCAGGCGGCAAATCACTCGCGCTGGCGGCCGCTGCGCCGGGAGCGCGGATCCTTGCTGCCGACAGCAATCGAATGCGCCTGTCAAAGTTGCCTCCAAGGGCCGAGCGTGCCGGCGCGACGATCGAAACCCGTTTGCTCAACCCCCCGAAGGAGCTCGATGAACTCGCCGAGTGGCGCAATCAGACCGACCTCGTCCTGGTCGATGCGCCTTGTTCCGGAAGCGGCACGTCGCGCCGCAATCCCGAAGGGCGCTGGAGGATCACGCCCGATCGGCTCGACCGAGTCGTCGCCCTGCAAGAGGGCCTGCTCGACATCGCTGCCGAGCTAGTACGGCCCGGCGGACGGCTCGTATATGCCGTCTGCTCCCTTCTGTCCCGTGAAGGGGCAGGACAGATTGATCGCTTCCTGGTGCGTCATTCATCGTGGATTAGTGAGGATGTCCCCATTGCTGGTGGACGCCGCGATGGCACGGGCACATTATTGACGCCCGGTCATGACGGCACCGACGGCTTTTTCGTCGCGCGGCTCGGGCGTCCGTGCTAG
- a CDS encoding tetratricopeptide repeat protein translates to MRFLPHLVLAGLAGVAFAAAPVTGQRADDQIQPKSVELQRQAKGLMSAGKLEQAEDALETALAVDPRNRGAFVDLARVAEKQHLYGKAIRMTNKALLLEPNDPDAIAVQGEAMVEMGATARAQANLQKLQTICGAKPCPQMAQLSAAITRGPTVASAKAPATPKSN, encoded by the coding sequence ATGCGCTTTTTGCCACATCTCGTTCTTGCCGGTCTTGCAGGCGTCGCGTTCGCCGCCGCACCGGTGACGGGCCAGCGCGCAGACGATCAAATCCAGCCGAAGTCGGTTGAGCTTCAGCGCCAGGCGAAGGGGCTGATGTCTGCCGGCAAGCTGGAGCAGGCCGAGGACGCGCTCGAAACCGCGCTCGCCGTCGATCCTCGCAATCGGGGCGCATTCGTCGATCTCGCGCGCGTTGCCGAGAAACAGCATCTGTATGGCAAGGCCATTCGGATGACGAACAAGGCGCTGCTGCTCGAGCCGAACGATCCTGACGCGATTGCGGTCCAGGGCGAAGCGATGGTCGAGATGGGCGCCACTGCTCGCGCTCAGGCCAACCTGCAGAAGCTGCAGACGATTTGCGGCGCCAAGCCGTGCCCGCAGATGGCGCAGTTGTCGGCGGCGATCACGCGCGGCCCGACCGTCGCGTCGGCCAAGGCGCCGGCGACGCCAAAGTCGAACTAA
- the rsmA gene encoding 16S rRNA (adenine(1518)-N(6)/adenine(1519)-N(6))-dimethyltransferase RsmA: MNAPEPLREVIARHGLGASKALGQNFILDRQLLARIAAIPGSLEGQTVYEVGPGPGGLTRALLDAGASVTAVERDRRCIPALAELQAEFGDRLRLIEGDALEIDEPAVAGDGAHVVANLPYNVGTALLMNWLSGAWPPWWRSLTLMFQKEVAERLVALPGSSAYGRLSVAAQWRSKARIAMNVNRSAFVPPPKVTSAVVHIVPAKAPAGVDPSIMESLTQSAFGQRRKMLRSSLKSMPGAAEAAEQLGIDLQRRAETLSVQEYIELARALS, translated from the coding sequence TTGAACGCGCCGGAACCACTTCGCGAGGTCATTGCCCGCCACGGCCTCGGCGCCAGCAAGGCCCTCGGGCAGAATTTCATCCTCGATCGGCAGCTTCTCGCGCGCATCGCGGCGATCCCCGGCTCGCTGGAAGGCCAGACCGTCTATGAAGTCGGGCCCGGCCCGGGAGGCCTGACCCGCGCGCTCCTCGACGCCGGAGCTTCCGTCACCGCCGTCGAGCGAGATCGTCGCTGCATCCCTGCGCTTGCGGAACTTCAGGCCGAGTTCGGCGACCGCCTTCGCCTAATTGAGGGCGACGCGCTTGAGATCGACGAGCCAGCGGTCGCGGGCGACGGTGCACACGTCGTCGCCAACCTTCCTTACAATGTCGGCACCGCGTTGCTGATGAACTGGCTGAGCGGCGCGTGGCCGCCGTGGTGGCGCTCCCTCACCCTGATGTTCCAGAAGGAAGTTGCCGAACGCCTGGTCGCCCTGCCCGGTAGCAGCGCCTACGGCCGCCTGTCTGTCGCAGCGCAATGGCGCTCGAAGGCGCGCATCGCGATGAACGTGAATCGCTCGGCCTTCGTGCCGCCGCCAAAAGTGACCTCTGCCGTCGTGCACATCGTGCCCGCCAAAGCGCCAGCCGGCGTCGATCCAAGCATCATGGAAAGCCTTACTCAGTCCGCTTTCGGCCAGCGCCGGAAGATGCTGCGGTCAAGCCTGAAATCCATGCCGGGAGCAGCCGAAGCAGCTGAGCAGCTTGGGATCGACCTTCAACGCCGCGCCGAAACGCTTAGCGTTCAGGAGTATATCGAACTCGCGCGAGCGCTCAGTTAG
- the pdxA gene encoding 4-hydroxythreonine-4-phosphate dehydrogenase PdxA: MPSTLDNPIAISLGDPAGIGPEVIAKCWDHRADFNLPPFVAIGDGRALAAVWDGPIEVVDDPSEADAAFDYALPLLQLSAAESDIPGHPSVAGAHCSLDSLELAVGLARSGSASAVVTGPVAKEQLYAIGFQHPGQTEFVAERCGISPSNVVMMLAGPTLRTVPVTTHLPLRDVPDALSVQLIESRGRAALRGLQRNFGIANPRLAVSGLNPHAGEGGSLGRAEIEIIEPAIAALTAEGWHVTGPHPADTMFHDRARAKYDVALCMYHDQALIPIKALHFEEAVNVTLGLPIVRTAPDHGTAFDIAGQDRADPRPMAAAIRMAAQCAMIRTEAP; encoded by the coding sequence GTGCCTAGCACCCTCGACAATCCGATTGCGATCTCGCTTGGCGACCCCGCAGGCATTGGCCCGGAAGTCATCGCCAAGTGCTGGGACCATCGCGCCGACTTCAACCTGCCGCCGTTTGTCGCGATCGGTGACGGGCGAGCGCTCGCCGCCGTTTGGGACGGTCCGATCGAGGTCGTGGACGATCCCAGCGAAGCCGATGCGGCGTTCGACTATGCTCTGCCCCTCCTCCAACTCTCAGCGGCGGAGAGCGACATTCCCGGTCATCCAAGCGTGGCAGGCGCTCACTGTTCGCTTGACAGCCTGGAGCTTGCCGTCGGGCTCGCGCGCTCAGGATCGGCATCTGCGGTGGTCACCGGGCCGGTCGCCAAGGAGCAGCTCTACGCCATCGGTTTCCAGCACCCCGGCCAAACCGAGTTCGTCGCCGAGCGATGCGGCATTTCACCATCAAATGTCGTGATGATGCTTGCGGGCCCGACGCTGCGGACAGTGCCGGTCACAACCCATCTGCCTCTTCGCGATGTGCCGGACGCGTTGAGCGTGCAGCTGATCGAGTCGCGTGGACGCGCGGCCTTGCGCGGACTCCAGCGCAATTTCGGGATCGCCAATCCACGGCTCGCCGTTTCCGGTCTTAACCCCCACGCCGGCGAAGGCGGAAGCTTGGGGCGAGCGGAAATCGAGATCATCGAGCCTGCCATTGCCGCGCTCACTGCCGAAGGTTGGCACGTAACCGGTCCGCATCCCGCAGATACGATGTTTCACGACCGCGCTCGCGCCAAGTATGACGTCGCACTCTGCATGTACCACGATCAAGCCCTGATCCCGATCAAGGCGCTTCATTTCGAAGAAGCGGTGAACGTGACGCTCGGCCTGCCCATCGTTCGCACCGCGCCGGACCACGGGACCGCATTCGATATCGCCGGTCAGGATCGCGCCGACCCGCGGCCGATGGCCGCGGCGATCCGCATGGCTGCCCAATGTGCGATGATCCGAACTGAGGCGCCTTGA
- a CDS encoding peptidylprolyl isomerase, with product MGWGIRKTTNVAAVFRLNSTRVWLLAAGAAVAASSAIAQQTDKAGQPTRSDTTQALRLPQNPQVFGNAMPSVVKATAIVNGDVITQTDVEQRLALLAIANGGKIPEGEADALRQQVLRNLIDETLQIQAAKAEKIDVKSSDIDNTVKRVAGNVKQSPEQLEAFLKSNGSSIRSLRRQIEGEIAWQRLQRQKIESGVSVGDDEVKAVLGKLTASKGAEEYRVGEIFLSATPDTQAQTLANANKILEQLRNGASFAGYARQYSEASTAAVGGDLGWVRPEQLPAPLATALRSMGPGTVSNPIPVQGGVSILAVQDTRKILTRDPRDAVLSLKQVSINFPKGTSRQVAEPIVARFSEASRTVGGCGGADKLATEFHGEIVQQDGVKMRDLPPALQQMMMAMQVGQATQPFGSLEEGVRTLVICGRDEVDPTAPSYDEIYSQLNEERINSRARRYLRDLRRDAVIEFR from the coding sequence ATGGGCTGGGGAATAAGGAAAACGACGAACGTGGCAGCAGTGTTTCGCTTGAATTCGACGCGCGTGTGGCTGTTGGCCGCGGGGGCTGCAGTCGCGGCGTCGTCCGCGATTGCCCAGCAGACCGACAAGGCAGGCCAACCTACTCGGTCCGACACGACGCAGGCACTTCGCCTGCCGCAAAATCCGCAAGTATTCGGCAATGCGATGCCCTCGGTCGTAAAGGCGACCGCAATCGTCAATGGCGACGTGATCACCCAGACCGACGTCGAGCAGCGCCTCGCGCTTCTCGCGATTGCGAACGGCGGCAAGATTCCGGAGGGCGAGGCAGATGCGCTTCGCCAGCAGGTCCTCCGCAATCTCATCGACGAGACGCTTCAGATCCAGGCCGCCAAGGCCGAGAAGATCGACGTGAAGAGCTCGGACATCGACAACACGGTCAAGCGCGTTGCAGGCAATGTGAAGCAGAGCCCGGAGCAGCTTGAGGCATTCCTGAAATCGAATGGCTCTTCGATCCGATCGCTTCGCCGTCAGATCGAGGGTGAGATCGCGTGGCAGCGCCTCCAGCGGCAAAAGATCGAAAGCGGTGTCAGCGTTGGCGACGACGAAGTGAAGGCCGTCCTCGGGAAGCTGACCGCGTCCAAGGGCGCAGAAGAATATCGCGTCGGCGAGATTTTCTTGTCGGCCACCCCCGATACGCAGGCTCAGACACTGGCAAACGCCAACAAGATCCTTGAGCAGCTTCGCAATGGCGCCTCGTTCGCCGGCTATGCGCGCCAGTATTCGGAAGCCTCGACGGCAGCGGTTGGCGGCGACCTCGGCTGGGTTCGTCCCGAGCAGCTGCCGGCCCCGCTGGCAACTGCGTTACGCTCAATGGGCCCAGGTACGGTCAGCAATCCGATCCCGGTCCAGGGTGGCGTTTCGATCCTTGCGGTGCAGGACACGCGCAAGATCCTGACCCGCGACCCTCGCGATGCGGTGCTTAGCCTGAAGCAGGTATCGATCAACTTCCCCAAAGGCACGTCGCGCCAGGTGGCGGAGCCCATCGTTGCTCGCTTCTCCGAAGCGTCCCGTACCGTTGGCGGCTGCGGTGGTGCGGACAAGCTAGCGACCGAGTTCCATGGTGAAATCGTGCAACAGGACGGCGTGAAAATGCGCGACCTCCCGCCAGCACTTCAGCAAATGATGATGGCGATGCAGGTCGGCCAGGCTACGCAGCCGTTCGGTTCGCTTGAAGAAGGTGTCAGGACACTGGTCATCTGCGGGCGTGACGAGGTCGATCCGACGGCGCCCAGCTATGACGAGATCTACAGTCAGCTCAACGAAGAGCGCATCAACAGCCGTGCACGCCGTTATCTGCGCGATCTTCGCCGCGACGCCGTCATCGAATTCCGATGA
- a CDS encoding LPS-assembly protein LptD, with protein sequence MIMTAPAANATQVLVPAAAPPASVAVATAPDAPADQIVEFSADEVTYENNTDTVTASGAVRMERDGNYLAADEVVWTRKDGQVRAKGNVVLLTPLGDKLVGDNVQLTDTLRDGTVENLLVVLESGGRIAARRGTRKGDITTLENAIYSPCPVTTDTGCPKRPSWSITAAQVISDPKHERVYFRGGRFQLFGITLPLLPIFNISTGNDGATGWLVPDISVSTRKGFEVAVPYHWQIAPNRDLTLTPHLYTGVLPAIEAKYRELNSLGAFQVGGFLTYGKIDNINEDSTSNHHSIRAYFEANGKLQLDPVWSITSSLRVATDKTVTRRYDISNDDRLRNFVNAERIDADSYISIAGWAFEGLRQEDVQKRIPIALPAIDARFRMRDFVGGTLQLQANSLSILRIEGQDTQRAFASAEWDLRRLTPWGQQLTLTAYARGDVYHTNDSADTPVIIYRGTDGWHSRAIGALAADIQWPFVGPAFGGVQRITPRVQLVVTPPTNNLDIPNEDARSVDLEDSNLFALNRFAGYDRWEDASRVTYGLDWSLDRPNLSISSTIGQSYRLTDRTGIFPEGTGLTDRLSDIVGRTRVRLGRLIDITHRYRVDKDNFAVRRNEVDLTVGTSQTYAQVGYLRLNRNIDPTIEDLRDTEELRLAARVLIRRYWSIFGATVIDLTDKSEDPLSVADGYQPVRQRLGIQYEDDCLQIGFTWRRDYEQIGAFRKGSTFSLHLALKGLNR encoded by the coding sequence ATGATCATGACAGCGCCCGCCGCGAACGCCACACAGGTTCTTGTGCCAGCCGCCGCGCCCCCTGCCTCGGTCGCTGTCGCCACAGCGCCCGATGCGCCAGCCGACCAGATCGTCGAGTTCAGCGCCGACGAGGTTACTTACGAAAACAACACCGACACGGTGACCGCCTCGGGCGCGGTCCGGATGGAGCGGGACGGCAATTATCTCGCCGCCGATGAGGTCGTCTGGACACGCAAGGACGGGCAAGTCCGCGCCAAGGGCAATGTCGTCCTCCTTACGCCCCTGGGCGACAAGCTGGTCGGCGACAATGTCCAGCTCACCGACACGCTGCGCGACGGAACGGTCGAAAACCTGCTGGTGGTGCTCGAAAGCGGCGGTCGGATCGCGGCACGGCGCGGCACCCGCAAGGGCGACATCACTACGCTCGAAAACGCGATTTACTCGCCATGCCCCGTCACGACCGATACCGGCTGTCCCAAGCGGCCGAGCTGGTCGATCACGGCGGCGCAGGTCATCAGCGACCCGAAGCATGAGCGTGTGTATTTCCGCGGCGGCCGTTTTCAGCTGTTCGGGATCACCCTTCCGCTATTGCCGATCTTCAACATCTCGACCGGCAACGATGGCGCGACGGGATGGCTGGTCCCGGACATTAGCGTCTCGACCCGCAAGGGGTTCGAAGTCGCGGTTCCTTACCATTGGCAAATCGCGCCCAATCGCGACCTGACGCTAACCCCGCATCTCTACACCGGCGTGCTGCCCGCCATTGAAGCCAAGTACCGAGAACTGAACAGCCTGGGAGCGTTCCAGGTCGGCGGCTTCCTGACCTACGGCAAGATCGACAACATCAACGAGGATTCGACCTCCAACCACCACAGCATTCGCGCCTATTTCGAAGCCAACGGGAAGCTGCAGCTCGATCCGGTTTGGAGCATCACAAGCTCACTCCGCGTCGCGACCGACAAGACCGTCACTCGCCGCTACGACATCAGCAACGACGATCGGCTGCGCAATTTCGTGAACGCGGAACGGATCGACGCCGATTCCTACATTTCGATCGCCGGCTGGGCCTTCGAAGGGCTTCGTCAGGAAGATGTCCAGAAAAGGATACCGATCGCCCTTCCGGCAATCGATGCGCGCTTTCGAATGAGGGACTTCGTCGGCGGAACCCTGCAACTTCAGGCGAACAGCCTGTCGATCCTGCGCATCGAGGGGCAGGACACCCAGCGTGCGTTCGCCAGCGCGGAATGGGACCTTCGTCGGCTGACGCCCTGGGGTCAGCAGCTCACGCTCACCGCTTACGCCCGGGGGGACGTCTATCACACCAACGACTCAGCGGACACGCCAGTCATTATCTATCGCGGCACGGATGGCTGGCATTCGCGGGCGATCGGCGCACTCGCAGCCGACATTCAATGGCCCTTCGTCGGGCCCGCGTTCGGGGGGGTTCAGCGGATTACGCCGCGCGTGCAGCTGGTGGTCACGCCGCCCACCAACAATCTCGACATCCCGAACGAGGATGCACGATCGGTGGATCTAGAAGACAGTAACCTCTTCGCGCTGAACCGCTTTGCCGGCTACGACCGCTGGGAGGACGCGTCGCGCGTCACCTACGGTCTAGACTGGTCGCTCGACCGCCCAAACCTTTCGATCAGCAGCACGATCGGGCAGAGCTATCGCCTCACGGATCGCACCGGCATCTTCCCGGAGGGAACGGGGCTAACCGATCGCCTGTCTGACATCGTCGGGCGGACCCGCGTGCGCTTGGGCCGGCTCATCGACATCACGCACCGCTACCGCGTCGACAAGGACAATTTTGCCGTACGACGGAACGAGGTCGACCTGACGGTGGGAACTTCACAGACCTACGCGCAAGTCGGCTACCTCCGGCTCAATCGCAACATTGACCCCACGATTGAGGATTTGCGCGACACGGAAGAATTGCGGCTCGCCGCGCGCGTGCTGATCAGGCGGTACTGGTCAATCTTCGGCGCTACCGTCATCGACCTAACCGACAAGAGCGAAGACCCTCTCTCGGTGGCCGACGGCTATCAGCCAGTCCGGCAGCGTCTCGGCATTCAGTACGAGGACGATTGCCTGCAGATTGGATTCACATGGCGCCGCGATTATGAGCAAATCGGTGCCTTCCGCAAAGGCAGTACTTTCAGCCTTCACTTGGCTTTGAAGGGACTCAACCGCTAA